From Epinephelus fuscoguttatus linkage group LG17, E.fuscoguttatus.final_Chr_v1:
TCCATGTCTGTACAGTGGGAAGCTACAACCAGTagactgttagcttagctcagctTAAAGATTGGAAACAGTGGAAAACAGCTAGCATGGCTCTTTCCAGAATGTAAGAATCCGGCCACCAAACCCTCTAAATTTTAAACATATTAAtcgaaatgttaaaacaaattaTTGCTGAAAGTCTTTCTtacttgtttgcatttttttaaggcttaaagttgcacAAATGTAAGGggcgggctgctttgagtgacaggctatcTGCCAATAGTGTtgtcagcttctcagtcagatccacccctcgcatCAGCCTCTCGCCtaatatgatcacttctggctccaaaaacccaagatggcaacagccgaaatgctgaactcaaggcttcagaacgggtccacaaaccaatgggtgatgtcagagtagctacatccattatttttacagtctgtggtttcaAGTCTTTATTTTAAGCTTGGCAAATCACCCGCTTACTATAACTTCATATTTTGGTACAATGCCATAATTCCAAAGTCCCATTAGTCTGAAAATGTCCCACTAGACCAAAAGCCCATTTGCCCAATAGCCTGTTATTCCAAAAACAAATAACCACTGCTCCAAAGTCCCGTCTtcaaaaaatacacactccctgcagttagtttcagtttctCAGCAATGTTTGAGCAACCAATCCTGGGTGTTTTACTGACCCATCATggtgtttcccagcagcatttgagccaccaaacctCGGTGTTTCTCACCAACCCGTGTCCTTTTTTTCCAGTGACTTTTGTGCcacaaaatgtgggtgttttaagccaaaacatgatctcttgctaaccataaccaagtgacTTTtgttcctaaccctaaccacacaCTCAACTAAGCATTGTTGAGACAATTTCAGGGTCAGTTTATCTgccacaaaataatgtacaaatgtaacatatccgtggtttacAGACACGCACAGTGATGACATTTCTTCTTGTGATTAAGTTGTCTAACTGCAGGAAGCAGTGCAAATCTTTGATAAAACAGGACTTCGGAGCAATGtccatgagagtggtattgctCATCTAGCTTTTGGCAAACAACTATTGCCTtgaaacaataaattaattcatgatTTGATACACTAGAGCTCTTTGTTTCTGCTGTCACTCCCTGTTAAGCCTTTCCCTTAAAAAATCTTCACTCTTAAACTTCGACTGAATCATTAACCACTCAAGTCAGCTGACAAACTCAGCCCTATATCCTCTTCGTGTGAGAGCAAAGCACTAGTTGCTTCAGACCTAGCTTTCATCATAGGATATTTTTTTGCCAAATGCACCACAACAGACACATGAAACGCACAGAGGAGTTGGCACGCAGCACAGCTTTGACTGACGTCACCTAATGATGCATAAAGGTCCACGTGAAGCCCCGCAGTTAACACTAACTACTATCGTAACAGACCAGAAAATGAAGGACAGATGCTGACATGAGCATGAATGATACCACCTGTGGTTTGAAACTTTTCTTTCCTGTCTCCGTATGATTTAAGTGGAGGCGGAAGGCCTTTGGTGTGTGAAGGAACCAGTTTGGTCTAGGTACTTTGTGACGGACGAGCAGAGAGCGGTTAGAGGATTAAAGGGAGAAGGAAAAAAGGCAGAATGAGAAAGCGAGTAACGCACAGAAAATCTTTCAATGATGATTTATAGAGAAGAAATCTCCATCAATGAACTCAAACTGACCTTTAAGCTGTTAGTTATATATCTGCCTGCATGtcttagtttattttattttttccccaaatgttagcttgttttttaatgtttatggaAAAGGAAATCCAATAGGGTTGATGAAATCCTTTGACAGCACAAACGTGTTGCCACAAAATAGGATGCAATtataaaactgatgtttaaatggGAGTTTTACTTCTGGTCCCAGACAGTTCCTAATTTACATTGGAAGACATCAACACCGTTACATTAAGAACATTGACtcaagaaaaaatgaaaaacccaATATCACTAAGGAACCAAAAGATGAATATTTAAAGCTTGATGGCACAGGAAAGGTTACATGGCATAAAAATGTAACAGATATACCAgtgaactgaactgagctgaCGTGAGGTTGACGGAAAGGGACTAAAGtggggaaagaaagagagcaacagaaagtgacagaaatggaaaagtaaagatggagagaaattgagcgtgagagaaagagagcagcagagacagacagagtgggCACATTGTGCTGTGGAGTCAGATCGGGTCGTCCTggtcagagcagagagagaagcGCCGCTCAGATCAGCTCAGAGGCTGACAGCTCTCTGACAGGGATTAGAGGACTGCCTGTAAATAATAGGGGTTCAGACCTGGGGCACCTTGCTCCTTGACAAAGTGCTCATTTCTCATCTGTCAgtctttccctctccctctcttgctcTGTTGCCTACGGTGCCTATAATTCTTACAGAGTTTAGATTATTCTCAGTGATATTTTCACCAGAGCAGTGACATGAGAGGTAGCTGAAGTAGGAGACCGTTTCCATATGGTTGAACAGCAGCGTAAAGTGGAATTCTTTTGGCGATCATTTGCGTCATCTCAAAAAGAAACATTCAAAATTCCAGGAAAATGAAAAGAGAGCAAAGTAGCAGACTTTGAGATAGATGACATCATTGATTTGAACTCAACATCTGTGAGCCAGACACAGCCCTGGCCTTAAAATAGCATCTGTAGGTAGGAGGTAGGCAACTGCAGGGGTGTATTTGTTCACACCTTCTAAAGCATTTCAACAATTTCAGTTCATATCATTTTTGACTTAAAGTCTTAAAGGtggtcttaaagagacagttcaccccaaaattaaaaaatacacattttcctcttacctgtagtgctatttatcaggtTAGATTGTTTTGGCGTGAGCTGCcgagtgctggagatattggctgtggagaagtctgccttctctcaaatataatgaaacaagatggcactcagcttgtggtgctcaaagtgccaaaaaattgcatttaaaaaacttaaatgcaatgtgtcttttcaaaaattattacctggttactcaagataatccacagaccttgttgtgagcagtttcatgtagatgtaggaactattttctttctactgaactacctgccaactgtattactgcgcagaaggaagtgtccGATGGAGTTGACgcgagtgtacagattaacagattatttgtgctgattaagatttaacagaagtcttgcgcacttggacaccagagggagatattttgtgattgagggacatctgagtggcagcaggataaatccccccacgGAGTCCAGACactagtggtggtggtggtggctgatgactctgaggggctgtccacaccaaCGCGAGTATTTATAAAACCTTTGACTCTTTGCTCACGgtttggcctttcatccacacGTAACCGCAGTTTTGGGCCCCTGTAATGGAATTATTTGTAACCAgagtccagggtgaactttttggaaaagtccagtgtcagcagtcatgtgtggacaggataaccgcagttattttgtctcgtctccattgtatgacgtcacagtgtgcgacgtaaacagaaaacagctgtgttattaTCCGATCCAGTGTGTGCGAGAGATGATTTGAGGATGGacctaaacaaaatactgctgctatttagcaGCATATCAGCACTTTGTGGCTGTATCATACAACTAATGCTACTCAACCACATCCAGCAACAGAGGCGCAAGAGTGTGCTATTACGGAGACTGCTCCTGCTGCATTATAGTTCgcttgttgttgtgtttccGGTAATGACGTTTTActgccttctgattggctacaatggccttacagttaggagttatatcgccacctactgctttggcatgtgtattacattgctTGATAGTGGAATTTGCGGTGTCATGTAGTATTTTTATTACACCGCTCGTATGGACGCAGATTTTTTCAAAACTGGAGGCCAGAAAAGTTCGGCTTTAAAAATATCTGTgctcgtgtggactaggcctgaggctgctgactgctgagacatatgaggctgatgaatctgtaaagactgggtagtgatggggaggtggaaggCGCACACAatggcagcaagaaagaactgcAGCAGAGAatgaaccatatttaaaatgaggagcagtaagatgataggctgacagagaacagcggatgactcaattgacagcCCGGACAATGACACCTTGAGATAGTAGTGAGCATGCTTGCAAGGATTGACAGGGTGACAAAgaaaacttacagcctgagcttTGAAAGTATTGTCTTCCCGACTGACCTTTCACTAGAGTttcatttagttccattatatctgAGAGGGCAGACATCCCTATAGCCTATATCTCCAACATTTAGTGTCCTACACCAAGACAatctagaccagtggttcccagctcgtccagccacagggtccagattcctccttagtcattagttcaaggtcccacagtttaatacatttagcTTCATACTTGTGTTTAGTCATGTCCATGAGCTAGTTTTCCGTCTCGTCTAGTAGCAGTCTGCTATTTACTCACTGTACAGCAGGAAAGGAAAGGgcgcttcaaaataaaaactatgtGCCAGAAATTACTGCACTctaaaatgaagtgtgttttttacaaacttgacacattcgtTAGTCACTTGGGGTACATTCAGGATGGACCTGTGACCCATGTTTGGATCGTGACTCACCACTTAAATTTGGAgtgaactggccctttaaagtgtGTATGGATGACCAGATCAGATGAGGTGAGAGTGGACACTCAAGGGCTTGACTGGAGAATACCAATCCCAAATCAACAATAAGTAGACTGTATTTCAGTGCCATAAATACAGTACAGTTACCAAAGTTGATGATGTGGCATTTTTGGTCCAGATTTCACACTTATATTAGAATTTATTGAAAAGATACCCCTTTAAGATGTAGCATcttattttcaaaggggtcctctagacacaaatacaaaaccaaaacacacaaacaaaactgcaTGACATAGCAAACATCTTGCTCACCATCTCCCACCCACCCCTCTGCCCTCAGCTGCTGTACAAGAAACACTGGAATTGGATACCGTGACCTTGGATGGTTTCACAGCACTTTTCAGAATGACAACTTGAAAACATGAGTTGTTTTGAGATGAGAATGCAAAGAAgtcctgaagcagcagaaagAGGCATAAAGCAGACCATCAGTCCACAATCAAacccactgtgacactgtgggcAACAATGCTGGTGTGAGATCTGCAGACGCACATATGGCAATTGCACATGCAAAGAGTTATTGCAGAGACATTTTTAAAGTGTATTCTTGCACACAACGAGCACTGTGGTTTTCCCAGCTCATCACTCAACAGTGAAATCCTGAGAGGAAAGGATGCCTCACGGCCAGCATGGAGATGAGACATCATTAAAGCAACCAATTACTCTTTTAATCCACATCTGGGCATGTGAGTAACACGTGTGTCAAAGGGACCTCTGCCTGGCCCTGGGTGTCTTTGGGTTTCCAGACACGCCCTGTAACCACCGGGGCTGCCAGTGCCgctgctgaggaggaggaggaggaggtggaggaggaggaagaggaggaggatcgGGTGAAAGTGGAGCtggagggaaagagaaagaaaccGTCCCCTGTCAGAAGTATGCGGGGCTTACGTCAGCCCGGACTCTTTATCAGGCTGTCAGCCCCGGTCCAGACGCAGACAAGAGGTGCGCGGAGATGACAGCGACGGGACGAGGATGTAGCACACCTGCGGGGAGCTGCGTGTCGCGCGTTTAATAACGGGACTAATTCTGGATTCAATGCATTTGCAGTTCCTCACCAGTGATGAGTTGGCTCCTGTTGTGGATTCTAACTGCAGCCGGGATTCAACAGGTGGGATGGAGAATAGATCAAAAATAGCCTTTAAATGAGCAGTTTGCATATCTAACTTACTGTCAGGGTGCAGAGGACAATCTGCATCTGCTGCCCATCTAAAAGAGTCAGTGTTCCTGTTTACACAATACTGTAAACTTCCAACAGGGACTTCACAGcaagttttcttcttcttagagtttttattttacactgtGTTTCCTCAAAACTTGCTATATGGACTATATGAGTATTTGTATATCTTACATCTTACATGTAGGGACTTTTGGGGTGCTTAAACTTCTTCAAGGTATCTTAAATTAATGcaatgacatgaaaaatgaGTTGGCTGCAGATCTGTAGATGTGGCCCCAGTGCTGCCTGTGCCAAGTTGTCATGACTTGTCACAGGGTGGGCTTGATTAAATGAGCCCCATTATTCCCTCTAAATGTTTCTGAGGAGAAGTGGTTTTGTCATCAATCATCCCGGGGTTAACTTTACAGTGGGAGATGTTGGCAGCTGCCACACTGCAGCTTCACATTCCCATCGTTTGTTATGTTTTAGTGCCACCTCGTGGTTATGTAGGAAACAGCATTTTATTAATGGTCTTATAAATGCACCCTTCTTTCCACAGATCCACATCTGTCAGTCAGCTTTTGGAAATTGGATGCTTGAAGAAAAGAAGTAGTTATTTATTATAAGGAAATTGCAGTATTCTCCCAGTTAAACAGCCATTTAGCAActggaaaaataattaatttaatactTGGCAAAATATACTGAAGAATTCCCTTTCAAATGgtgacattgtgtaaaaatTAGGTCATGATAATACATCATCTCATGCAGGATGCTGTTGTCGCAAAACTGGAATTTCTAACGTTTATACAGTACCTTGAAAATACCAATATCCGATACAACagggcaaaaaaaaacccaaaaatcttaatttaaaGGTAATAATAACAAGGATATAACATGACAATGACAACTTTTCTATTCTTGGtaagcagcagagagcagcagaataaCTGTAGTAAATATTAAGAGAGAGCGAGGAAAGTCAGCTGGTACCGGTGTATtgatactgcagaaaataagtattgaaacagtttcaaatattcagtattgaaaaatcaatgtttttcacACTCCTCTTACTTTGATAGCATCTTTTACAGTAGGCTGAGAATGGGTTTCTAACtgttttcagccatgtttcctctctaaatttaagaaaaaagtgACAGTTTGCCCATTTCCCCCCCtggccttttttgtttttggaaaagATGTTTCTTTATTAATGATTTCCCACTTCCCTGAGGAAGGGTTTGTCCATGCCTGTGCACAGATTAGAGGTCATCCGATCTGGCAGGAGATAAAAGATCTAACCAGCAGGGGAAGGAAGATCATCAGTCCTTGCCATCACCAAAACATGACAGCAATTCAAGGTCACACTGGAAAACATTCAAAGAGATGACAATGGTGGAGGGTGGTGCCACAATTGTCTTAACATAGAAATACAAATGTTTTGGGATCACCACATAATTTGAGTGTCTCGTTTAAGTTTTTGTCAGTACCTGTTTCTGTAATTCATTTAGTGCTCTGCTACTCAGCCCTTTCCCGACAGCaattaaatacttttaaaacaaaatcatgAATTTAGTCAGCAAAGACGAATGATTTCAGGCTGATGACTACATTAGGCGTAGCCCATGTTTTCATAATCAACTTATGAaactcccccctctctctctctctcctctcttcagctgtgtttgtatttcTCCTCTAATTCCCTGTAAATTAGCCTGATAACAGCGGGCTAAATTAACTCTTTTGATGAATTGCATTGTGGCACAGCTGTGATTAAAACTCATTCATCTGCGTTAACTTTCAACACCGTGCACAGCAGTTATTATTATGACCATAATTCCACTGAAGTGCCAAGAACAAGCTCAGGGATGTGATGCAGCGTATACGGCTTGCATAAGATGATTAAGCATTGTGCCCTCACAATTAATTGCGGATTAAGTGGGCATACATGTATGAGTGTGTATGCATTTGTCATGGGTCAGAGGCTCTTTACTAAAGTGCAGTGCTCTGAGCATTTGGATGATATTATGATTTATGAGTATAGAGACAATATTGGACCTCCCTGTTTAGACAATGTGGCAATGATGATGGACATGGTGTCTGCTGCAGCTTTAGTGTGTCTAACTCATTCCCACTGTGATTTATTATTATGTCATGAAAACTGACTTTGCATTTTTGCCATAAATATTCCATGTTAGTTTTAAGGATGCATTCATTTGTCAGCTTTTATTTGCCTGAACAGCTAATCTTGATGTCTTGCTCACTCAGCAATGACCCAAAGATCATCCTCTGGCATTTTCTCAAGAACAACATGTTCTCATTACAAGCAAGATTAAATTTGGCTACCAAATGTGATATCTGTCatcataaaaacacatactaAATCAAAATAAGACAGGCTCCCTCTGCAGAGACTCGCAGCATCCACTGCCCAAAACTAACCTCCAAGTGCTAGGCTGTTAATGCGGCTCATGTGGCCCGTTTCAGCGAGAACATCTGCTTTAAAGAGCCGTGGAGCTGTTGATTGTGTCATCTTGTCTTCACAGAGCAGCTTGTAAGAGTCAAAAGACAGTGAGGATGGGCTTGTTGATTAAGTTTCACTGGCAGGATTTTGTAACTGTTCAGCACAGTTGCAGATTTTAAATATGATGATGGAACACTTCCAGAGTGTTAAGTACATGCATGTCATTGATTTGATAAGATTATCTCCACTGGGTGTTCCATTCATTTTCAGAGGCTTAATTGATTTATGTCACAGCGTGTGAGCAGATGTTAGCAGGCTGTGTTTCACCGTGTTGGAAGTGAAACAGAGGTGTTTGAGACCGGTAGGATCAGCAACTTTGTGGTTACCACAGAGGGCAGAATATGAAAGAATTCAGGATTAAGGATATTAAGAATATTGCCTCGCCACATGGGGTCAAATTCCTTTCATGTAATAAAAGATGGCATTTTGATTTTGCTGAGAGAGTAGCTCCTGAAGCCTATGACTTTGTGTGATCAAAGCAAGGTTCATTAAGGTGCATTCAGATAATAATTGCATATTGAGAAGGCAGTTGGTCATACTGTGAACACAAACATTATATGtcagtgttatttttgttgttgagaCTGTATTTCAGGTCTAATTTGTCCACTTTACTCTCTCCAGGCCTACTCCCAGAATTCCACTGCCATGCCGCCTGCCACAGCCTTCACATCCCCAGCTGCGGACCTTTACAACCGCACACAGTACTGCAAGTGGCCCTGCGATTGCCCCAAGGTCACCCCTACTTGTCCGCCGGGCGTGAGCCTCCTTATGGATGGCTGCGACTGCTGCAAGACCTGTGCCCGGCAGGTGGGCGAGGTGTGCAACGAGGCAGACACGTGCGACTACCACAAGGGACTGTACTGTGACTACAGCTCGGACAAGCCTAGGTACGAAAAAGGATTGTGTGCATGTAAGTGTCACTCACCAAAGccgacaaaacaaacaacagattttACACTGCAGGTTCTAGCTTATATTCTGTATTTGAGTAGAGCAGGTGTTTGCTGCCATATCAATACTGGTTGTCCTAGCAACAATACAGATGTCACTCATCCAGAATACTGATGCATTTTAATGCTGTCTGCTTGGCAGCACAGGCAGCAGTAAGCCATTCCTTCATTTTCTCtgatttttgtttgatatttcagtattttgttGTTGCATTTTGACAGCAGATATTCATGTGCAGAGCTCTGTTAGCTGCTATCATAAAGGGCCATCTAGGTCATCTGTACAAGCAGCTTAGTACAACCCATATTTACGTCTTATTGTTTGATGGGAACGTCAAGTGGCCATTGTGATTATGACAGGAGccaaggaggaagtcaggtgacgtagtataaagagcaagaaagtccaggCAGGAGGCAGGAGTTCAGGGTGGATGGATGGCTCTGTCACTACCAATCTGTACTATAAACCCGATTTGTTCAGGTCCTTTCCCCTGACCAATGGGCtgtcctaaccataaccattCTAGGTCAATGTGTAACCCTAAggcaagcttttttttctgggATGGCGAAGGCATAACCCACCCTACCCTCATACCCTAACCTTAACAGATCTAACCCCTCATGTCTAAACCTAACTAATCCAACCAATGAAAGCAACAAGTACTAACCAGTCAGAGGTAGAGTAGGACAGGTCATGCCTATGCCATCATAGGAAAAACAAATTGCAACCATTAACCTAACTATCTTTGCACATGCATAGATAAGATCAGGTTTCCAGTACCGCTCAACTAGTGAcagagtcaaacaaacacaggactttcacccaggagagcactGTCTGTGTCCAGCGTGAAACGAAAAGTCAACATTAACTTACTTAACATAACGTACTGAACATTGGTGAGGTACATATGTATTTACAAACTTAAAAGTTATTTAACAAACATACTTTAACCCAAATCGTGATCTTTTCCTAGACCTTACGAATTACTTATGGTTTCAAACCACATGTTTAAAATGGCAGCTGTTATTGGtcatatatgttgtttttggaGTCATTGCAAACAATCTGTTCTGTCACTTAGGCATAGGGATGTGTTGGATATCCTGCTGAATTAAGTCACTTCAAACACTGACAGTTGCATGTCCATAAATGTGATGTGGGTCATATAATAAACCACATATTGGGGTGACTTGCTGACATCAAAACCCTGACTTTCACTTGTCGTTGGGGCTGTTTACACATGGGAAATAATATCCAACTCAATATCCAACACCCAAAATTATGCCTAAATCTAATTTAGACTATCCACTTTTCACACTGAAATGGTCACTtgtaatgtattttatattttattgtgttatcATTCACAGCATTGTTATTGTGTGAGATCAGCCTGAAACAATAAGTGTCAAACCAGAAACACATTCATCCCACAATGTCACAGATATTACCTCCAAGAATATTTTCACTCataaatgtttgactgtaatgTAGCTCTCAAGTGTTTGCAGTGTGCCTTGCATGTTTCTACAATATGTGACCACTTGTCGTTTGTCCACCAGATATGGTGGGAACGGGCTGCGAGCATGATGGCGTGATCTACCGCAACGGGCAGAGCTTCAAGCCCAGCTGTAAATaccagtgcgtgtgtgtgaacgGTGCCATCGGCTGTGTGGCGCTGTGCACCGAGTCCCAGCCTCCGCGGGTATGGTGCCAAACCCCACGGCGGGTCAAAGTCAAGGGACAATGCTGTGAGCAATGGATCTGTGATGAACCCAAAAGAGGGCGCAAGACGGCACCACGTCACGCAGTAGAGGGTAGGATGCCTTGGTTATATACACActagggggggtggggggtaatGTATTCTGTTGCTCAGTGAATTTGGGCTTTATCTTGCAAACTCCtcttgatctttttcttttacacaaTTCCCAATAGCACTGCCAAATCCCCTAATTTCCTTCCAGCCCACTGAAATGCATCACAGTTCACAGTCTGAAAACATCAAGGCGAGCGAAATCAAAGGGATGCTTCAAGTATTGTAAGAGAATACACAAACTAGGCAATGCGAGGGAACAAGCCAATTGTTTTAAAAGAATCATTGTCATCGCTCTAAAAGCATGGTTATGTGAACCTATTCTTAGGTTCAGGAAGCTTTTTAAAGCACTGTGATCCGAAGGATATAGTTAACTTTGTTTATGAGTAGATGCGGTTCTCTGAAAAAAAGTTTGTCAGAGGCCAGGAAATGCAAATTATTTCCAAAAAACTCCTTCATGGCcttttatttacatatattttcaactctttgaatatttctgataaaggattactgttaatttacaaGTACTGTGAATATTTGCTGGAAGAAAGAATTCATATTGTTTGTTTCTAGTGGATAGATAGCTTGGATTTGATAAGTAGCACCAGCTGTGTTTAAGATTGCCAGTACAAACATCTGCAGTTATGTGAGTACAGTGTGTAGTCCAGGAGAATCATGaggtttgggtgtgtgtgtgtgtgtgtgtgtgtgtgtgtgtgtgtgtgtgtgtgtgtgtgtgtgcgcagggaCAGACCAATCCTTTCCTGTGGAAGCCCTCACAATGTTTTTGGGTCATGTCCAGTTTCCAGACCTTTATTGCAGCGGTGCTGCAGAGGGATCAGTGTGAACGAAGATCTCTTTGTGTTGCATAAGGATACAAATCAGATCCAGATTACGAGGCGAGCACAATTTAAAGattttgattaaaaacagagacagtAGAGGCGGTGCAGGGTTCCTATGCTTCTTTTGGTaaatgcttttcttttgggGCTTTTCTCTGTTGTCAGTTTGAATCATTGTGTTGATATCTTTATCGTTTAACATCATTTTAcgggtttttattttgttgtttgaatGTAACTTTGCAAAAATATAAGTTTTTGTCATATTCAGACAGACAATCTGTGAAAACAATCAAACTTATCTGCCTACTCTGTTGCTTTGTACCGCCTCTAATGGCCTTACTGCATGGAGATTAAATCAACGAATCAAAGCGGAGGAGTCTCCAATGCacctgtcaatcatgtcaatgactccatgaactgtggtcaaactgtcaaactaggcagcgctgatcaaacaTCAATCAAAAtctgtttagctgttaaatgagGAAGCTGGTCGAGCTGGTGGGTAGTGCTTGGTTCTTTAGTTTCCAAATGGTGGCCGggtctcattttacagctaaacagtacattaAATGTGCTTCTTCCAGGATAAAGTaaccatttcagcaaatatgacaaaaggtTATTTCTATAAAAaataccaactgtagctttaagctGACATGACACAGACTTTGGCATTAAACCAAGATGTATCAGTGTGTATCAACAATGAATTGTAACTGGTTGTAAACACACTCTATTTACCTTATGTCTCTATGCTGATCCAGCCCTCGCAGCTGAGACCAGGAGCTGGCACAAGAACTGCATTACCCAGACTACCTCATGGAGCCCTTGCTCAAAGACCTGTGGCCGCGGCCTGTCCCTGAGGATCTCTAACGCCAACGAGCAGTGTGAGCTGGTCAAAGAGTCTCGCCTTTGCAACCTGCGGCCCTGTGAAGTTGACATCACCAAACACATCAAGGTAGCAACTCTTAAGCAGTCAAATgatgatttaaaataaattaaaaactggATGTTATAAAGGTTCCCAGACTTTACGCCTTTCTGCTCCTTCCTTTATCAGCCAGGGAAGAAATGCCTGAACATCTACAGAGAAGAGCTGCCCTCAAACCTCACCATCTCTGGCTGCACCAGCAGGAAGCCGTACAGGCCCAAATACTGCGGCGTCTGCACAGACGAACGCTGCTGCATCCCCTACAAGTCCAAAACCATTGACGTGGAGTTCGAGTGTCCTAACGGGATGGGATTCACATGGAAGATGCTGTGGATCCAGGCCTGCTTCTGCAACCTCAGCT
This genomic window contains:
- the ccn4a gene encoding cellular communication network factor 4a, with product MSWLLLWILTAAGIQQAYSQNSTAMPPATAFTSPAADLYNRTQYCKWPCDCPKVTPTCPPGVSLLMDGCDCCKTCARQVGEVCNEADTCDYHKGLYCDYSSDKPRYEKGLCAYMVGTGCEHDGVIYRNGQSFKPSCKYQCVCVNGAIGCVALCTESQPPRVWCQTPRRVKVKGQCCEQWICDEPKRGRKTAPRHAVEALAAETRSWHKNCITQTTSWSPCSKTCGRGLSLRISNANEQCELVKESRLCNLRPCEVDITKHIKPGKKCLNIYREELPSNLTISGCTSRKPYRPKYCGVCTDERCCIPYKSKTIDVEFECPNGMGFTWKMLWIQACFCNLSCKNPNDIFAELESYYGYPEVVN